From the genome of Vigna angularis cultivar LongXiaoDou No.4 chromosome 11, ASM1680809v1, whole genome shotgun sequence, one region includes:
- the LOC108333206 gene encoding protein RETICULATA-RELATED 1, chloroplastic codes for MPTFTISSNSAAKWSLPQFNSPHNSRSSPIILRQSLLHVGAFRIHCVPPEPLLPLPKITHDQPSFGGGGGGVGDAGGDGGGGDGDRDGGGDEEFGPLLNFEAVMRESEARGVKLPPDMVEAARVTGIREMFLLRYLELQSSSWPLSFLMQHCSMLRNRMLADPSFLFKVGTEIVIDSCCATFAEVQKRGKDFWAEFELYAADLLVGVVVDIALVGMLAPYARIGKPSLSKGLLGQIQQACSALPSSVFEAERPGCKFSVMQRIATYFYKGALYGSVGFGCGIIGQGIANMIMNAKRSIKKSEDDIPVPPLLQSAALWGFFLTVSSNTRYQIINGLESLVEASVVAKRVPLVAMAFTVGVRFGNNIYGGMQFVDWAKRSGVQ; via the exons ATGCCAACCTTCACCATTTCCAGCAACAGCGCCGCCAAATGGTCACTCCCTCAATTCAACTCTCCCCACAATTCCCGCTCATCACCTATCATTCTCCGCCAATCCCTCCTCCACGTGGGCGCCTTCAGGATCCACTGCGTGCCCCCCGAACCCCTCCTCCCGTTGCCAAAGATCACACACGATCAACCCTCTTTtggcggcggcggcggaggtGTTGGTGACGCAGGTGGCGATGGTGGTGGCGGTGACGGAGACAGAGACGGAGGAGGAGATGAAGAGTTTGGACcccttttgaattttgaagCGGTAATGAGAGAATCGGAAGCACGTGGCGTGAAGCTGCCTCCGGATATGGTGGAGGCCGCCAGGGTCACGGGCATCCGCGAAATGTTTCTTCTTCGTTACTTGGAGTTGCAG AGTTCGTCTTGGCCTCTGTCTTTCCTGATGCAGCATTGTTCCATGCTGAGAAATCGAATGCTCGCGgacccttcttttcttttcaaagttGGCACCGAG ATTGTTATAGATTCTTGTTGTGCAACGTTTGCAGAGGTTCAAAAAAGGGGCAAGGATTTCTGGGCTGAATTTGAGTTGTATGCTGCTGATCTTCTGGTTGGAGTGGTTGTTGACATTGCATTGGTGGGTATGTTAGCACCCTATGCTCGAATCGGCAAGCCTTCACTGTCAAAAGGTTTACTTGGACAAATTCAACAGGCTTGTTCGGCTCTTCCTAGCAG TGTTTTTGAAGCTGAAAGACCGGGATGTAAATTCTCTGTGATGCAGCGCATTGCTACATACTTCTACAAG GGTGCATTGTATGGATCGGTTGGCTTTGGATGTGGTATTATTGGTCAAGGAATTGCAAACATGATCATGAATGCCAAAAG gAGCATTAAGAAATCTGAAGATGACATACCCGTGCCTCCTCTTCTGCAAAGTGCTGCTCTTTGGG GATTCTTCCTTACCGTGTCATCCAACACCCGTTACCAGATCATCAATGGACTAGAAAGCCTTGTTGAAGCATCTGTGGTGGCAAAGAGGGTCCCTCTTGTTGCAATGGCATTCACTGTGGGTGTAAGATTTGGCAACAACATCTATGGGGGCATGCAGTTCGTAGACTGGGCAAAAAGGAGTGGTGTACAATGA